The genomic segment CCATCGGCTAACCACCCGTTTACGGGGGCGTCGCGCTCGAGGTTGGAACGGGATTCGGGCTCACAGGCGCCGGAGTGGGCGACTGATTACCGAATATGTCCGACAGCAGGTTGCCCCCGGTTGAGTTCGGCGGCTGGGGTGGAGGCGAGTAGGTGGGAGTCGGAATCTCCGGCTCGGGTGTGAACGGCACATACGACGGCTCGACAAAGGGCGAAGCAAACGGATCGGGCGTCGCCGCCGCCTTGCGCGGCAGGGCCAGCGGCTCGAGCGGCTCCGGGTCGGCAAACGGTGTGATGTCACGCCCGTCCAGCGCCGGCTTCTGATAGGCGGCCCAGATCTGCGCCGGGATGGTGCCGCCGGTCACCCGATTGAGGCCCCGGACCCCGAGCAGCGGCTTGTTGGCGTCCTTGAAGCCGATCCACACGCTGGTCGACAGCTCCGGCGTATAGCCGACGAACCAGGCGTTCTGGAAGTCCTGCGCGGTGCCGGTCTTTCCCGCAACCGGCCGCCCGATGTTGGCGCGGGTCCCGGTTCCACCGGTGACCACGCCCTCCAGGATGTTGGTGGCGTTGTCGGCGACCTGGGAGTCCAAGGCGTCCTTGCCGGGCGCCGGGCCCTCCTCGATTACCGTGCCGTCCGCCTCGGTGATCTTGGAGACGACCTTCGGCTCGTGATAGATGCCGCGGGCGGCCAGGGTGCCGAAGGCCGACGCCATCTCGAACGGGGTGACCTCCTCGGAGCCCAGAGTCAGGGCGGGAACCGCCTCGATGCGCGTCCGGCACGCGTCCTCCGCGGTTACGGTGCATCCGCTCCTGGGGGGCATCCACTCCGGGCCGGGGATGCCCATCCGGCGGATCGTGTCCACGGCCTCCTTGGGCCCCACCTTGAGGATCAGCTGGGCGTACA from the Actinomycetota bacterium genome contains:
- a CDS encoding penicillin-binding transpeptidase domain-containing protein, giving the protein EEILKYPWFVDAVKKYLQHTYGVERTFNGGLEVTTTLDPRLQDLAEKAINEALPAPSDPYASLVSIEPSTGYVKALVGGRDYLAEKYNIAIQGRRQPGSSFKPFVLVSALESGLLPTSSFRGPSTICLQAWRPKCEVSNFDNAGFGTLDLRRATVNSVNTVYAQLILKVGPKEAVDTIRRMGIPGPEWMPPRSGCTVTAEDACRTRIEAVPALTLGSEEVTPFEMASAFGTLAARGIYHEPKVVSKITEADGTVIEEGPAPGKDALDSQVADNATNILEGVVTGGTGTRANIGRPVAGKTGTAQDFQNAWFVGYTPELSTSVWIGFKDANKPLLGVRGLNRVTGGTIPAQIWAAYQKPALDGRDITPFADPEPLEPLALPRKAAATPDPFASPFVEPSYVPFTPEPEIPTPTYSPPPQPPNSTGGNLLSDIFGNQSPTPAPVSPNPVPTSSATPP